One genomic window of Cellulophaga sp. Hel_I_12 includes the following:
- a CDS encoding GNAT family N-acetyltransferase, which produces MEKLQPILFLKALFENFDFSPWYQRIRYKKQVIFSAKPFINAADVIIIKDIPDYLSLEPSTNKDYTWLKVNTLKGHSIQVEQYSTLEKYLAANFSAKSRSNLRRYTKRLETCFNIRYECYWGSIPKEEYHTLFKALNKLLVKRFAQKKEVNYELQHLADFEAKIYAQLRNKEAALYVIYHHHEPISIRINMIKENLGFYMMSAYDIDYAKFHLGSIDMMKNIGWCIEHNMLSYDLLKGYDYYKKNWMTQSFDYYNHIIYNHKNSMARLYANYVKLKTQMLYLGYYGLKKINADLYYKSLKQFWYTLSAQNKKEQELLVIDALPFEPSTGIEIKLMQGVKYEHLKKIIFDFLFNSQQSLDEISIFEAKETQDHYQVIGKKTSYAFIVKTRK; this is translated from the coding sequence ATGGAGAAATTACAGCCTATTCTATTTTTAAAAGCCCTATTCGAGAATTTTGATTTCTCTCCATGGTATCAGCGTATTCGCTATAAAAAGCAAGTAATTTTTAGCGCTAAACCCTTTATAAATGCTGCAGATGTTATTATCATAAAAGATATACCCGACTATTTAAGCCTAGAGCCATCCACAAACAAAGACTATACATGGCTGAAAGTAAACACCTTAAAAGGGCATAGCATTCAGGTAGAACAATACTCAACCCTAGAAAAGTACTTAGCGGCTAATTTTAGTGCAAAAAGCAGGTCTAACTTAAGACGGTACACCAAGAGGTTAGAAACTTGTTTTAACATTCGGTACGAGTGCTATTGGGGAAGTATTCCTAAAGAAGAATACCATACCCTATTCAAGGCCTTAAACAAATTATTAGTAAAAAGGTTTGCTCAAAAAAAAGAAGTAAATTATGAATTACAACATTTAGCCGATTTTGAAGCGAAAATCTATGCGCAACTACGAAACAAAGAAGCTGCACTCTATGTAATTTACCATCATCATGAGCCCATAAGCATACGCATTAATATGATCAAAGAAAACCTTGGCTTTTATATGATGAGTGCTTACGATATTGACTACGCGAAATTTCACTTGGGCAGTATTGATATGATGAAGAATATAGGGTGGTGCATTGAACATAACATGCTGAGCTATGATCTTTTAAAGGGCTACGACTATTACAAAAAAAACTGGATGACGCAAAGCTTTGACTATTACAATCATATTATTTACAACCATAAAAATAGTATGGCTCGCCTTTATGCGAACTATGTGAAGCTTAAAACCCAAATGCTATACCTAGGCTATTACGGCTTAAAGAAAATTAATGCAGACCTTTATTATAAAAGTTTAAAACAATTCTGGTATACGCTAAGTGCTCAAAACAAAAAGGAACAAGAGCTATTGGTGATCGATGCCTTGCCTTTTGAGCCATCAACAGGGATTGAAATTAAGCTTATGCAGGGAGTAAAATATGAGCATTTAAAAAAAATAATATTCGACTTTTTATTTAACTCACAGCAATCTTTAGATGAAATTAGCATATTTGAAGCAAAAGAAACCCAAGACCATTATCAGGTGATAGGCAAAAAAACATCCTATGCCTTCATAGTAAAAACGAGAAAATAG
- a CDS encoding GNAT family N-acetyltransferase has translation MPNYIDFLDLILKPEEFALYFKELKNKSTDTQLYGSLEVPVKPDTQKVQLVFDIPDYLNVKWHSNYKKTKIKKLNTYTGSMITLNKYGNLASYLKNNFSPKKRAQFRTYKKRLETCFNISYKVYYGAITKEEYNRLFAIFPKLIKKRFDLIGKNHHDLSVWDRYEQNSFALINAKKACLFVIYDEDKPISIALNPVLGKVMYGYVRTFDADYAKFYLGFTDLFFQLEWCYQNQIEIYDLLKGTYDYKSKITDHIYFFNKYLIYDASSFVARFTALYYSFKNQAFYTLVKGLKRLHVHTAYHRYLHHKEQKKQEQQKAKLSWETEQNITFESLRIARKIDWRAEDFDFLRRPIYDFLYTSKDGSHDLEVFELSEAKNAFAIKGKSSIQKINFTITA, from the coding sequence ATGCCAAACTATATAGACTTTTTAGATCTTATTTTAAAACCGGAAGAGTTTGCTTTATATTTTAAGGAATTAAAAAATAAAAGTACAGATACTCAGCTTTATGGCAGCCTAGAAGTACCCGTAAAACCAGATACACAAAAGGTTCAACTAGTTTTTGATATTCCTGATTACCTTAATGTAAAATGGCACTCGAACTACAAAAAAACTAAAATAAAAAAATTAAACACCTATACGGGGTCCATGATTACTTTAAATAAGTATGGTAATCTAGCTAGTTATTTAAAAAACAATTTTAGTCCTAAAAAAAGAGCACAATTCAGAACGTACAAAAAAAGGTTAGAAACATGTTTTAATATTTCATACAAAGTATATTATGGAGCCATTACCAAAGAAGAATACAATCGCTTGTTTGCTATTTTTCCAAAACTTATAAAAAAACGTTTTGACCTTATAGGTAAAAATCATCACGATTTGTCCGTTTGGGATCGCTATGAACAAAATAGCTTTGCCCTTATTAATGCTAAAAAAGCATGCCTCTTTGTTATTTATGATGAAGATAAACCCATTAGTATTGCTTTAAACCCTGTATTAGGCAAAGTGATGTATGGGTATGTGAGAACCTTTGATGCGGATTACGCCAAATTTTATTTGGGTTTTACTGATCTTTTTTTTCAATTAGAGTGGTGCTACCAAAACCAAATAGAAATTTATGATCTTTTAAAAGGAACCTATGATTACAAAAGCAAAATCACAGACCATATTTATTTTTTTAATAAATACCTAATATATGACGCTAGCTCTTTCGTGGCAAGGTTCACGGCCTTATACTATAGCTTTAAAAATCAAGCTTTTTATACCTTGGTGAAAGGACTCAAGAGGCTTCATGTACATACCGCCTACCATCGATACCTACACCATAAAGAACAGAAAAAGCAGGAGCAACAAAAAGCCAAGCTGAGCTGGGAAACAGAACAAAACATAACCTTTGAAAGCTTAAGAATTGCGCGTAAAATTGATTGGAGAGCAGAAGACTTTGACTTTCTAAGGCGGCCTATTTACGATTTTTTATATACCAGTAAAGATGGTAGTCATGATCTTGAAGTATTTGAGCTTTCAGAGGCTAAAAACGCCTTTGCCATCAAAGGAAAAAGCAGCATTCAAAAAATTAATTTCACGATAACGGCCTAA
- a CDS encoding GNAT family N-acetyltransferase, with protein sequence MMDTYTTQKSSNFIFSLYVNQTVASFFAKGLKNKLTGQYLNPTPTFAVAEDKKYVVKNIPDYLDLDNNNTHLGAITYTDVPQYKGFLLNFQNITTPEDYLLKHLNKRNRKNLKQKHQQLLREHSIKTQWYFGAMTEDSYTKIFDAFYGLLKKRFNEKKMNNRYLKNWAALETTTYAKIFTKKASLFVIYDKNTPISITLNFHINDVVFSHIQTYDIAYSHYNMGDISMWHHVQWCIQNKITIFDLSMGETYNKVKWSNHEYLFYHRIYYQSASLLEQGWAQFQIIKYKWLQQLRDKHIIGGRFSLDKLLFKFH encoded by the coding sequence ATGATGGATACCTACACGACACAAAAGTCATCTAATTTTATTTTTAGCCTGTATGTAAATCAAACAGTAGCTTCGTTTTTTGCTAAAGGTTTAAAAAATAAACTAACGGGACAGTATTTGAACCCTACCCCTACTTTTGCTGTCGCTGAAGATAAAAAGTATGTGGTGAAAAATATTCCAGATTATCTGGATCTAGACAATAATAACACACATCTTGGTGCTATAACATATACCGATGTACCTCAATACAAAGGTTTTTTATTAAATTTTCAAAACATCACAACACCAGAAGACTACCTTTTAAAACATTTAAATAAAAGAAATCGAAAAAATTTAAAACAAAAACACCAGCAATTGTTGAGAGAACACAGCATTAAAACGCAGTGGTATTTTGGTGCTATGACTGAAGATAGCTATACCAAAATTTTTGATGCCTTTTATGGCTTACTAAAAAAAAGGTTTAACGAAAAAAAAATGAACAACCGGTATTTAAAAAACTGGGCAGCCTTAGAAACCACAACCTATGCTAAAATATTCACCAAAAAAGCATCCCTATTTGTTATTTATGACAAAAACACACCCATTAGCATTACGCTAAATTTTCATATCAACGACGTGGTTTTTAGTCATATCCAAACCTATGATATTGCCTATTCACACTACAATATGGGGGACATCAGCATGTGGCACCATGTACAGTGGTGCATACAAAACAAAATCACGATCTTTGACTTATCGATGGGCGAAACCTATAACAAAGTAAAATGGAGTAATCACGAGTATCTGTTCTACCATCGTATTTATTACCAATCCGCTTCTTTGCTTGAACAAGGATGGGCTCAATTTCAGATAATAAAATATAAATGGCTACAGCAGCTTAGAGATAAGCATATCATCGGTGGTCGTTTTTCCTTAGACAAATTACTATTTAAATTCCATTAA
- a CDS encoding GNAT family N-acetyltransferase → MIKHNLFISSIFSAIWLRHFSKGKEEVVFPCIPTLQFVKFPKLPLYRNVGGKNTKGISYTIAKGQKHSLRGSVLLCYDIHSYFQGSLPVLEKPLKLKRIEQYPGFLSDLEGYNSVQDYMQKTLSKKSKYRFNLYQRKLEHSFEIRYTVYFGTITKETYDFLFDTFYLLLRKRFDAKQETNNNLHPDLWNFYHELIYPMILDKRAAFFVTYDQEKPIAISLLFFSDSVAIDIMRVFDIDYASFRLGMTSIIKQLEWCLAQQFKFFDFSKGDYEYKNRWATKRYSFEYHLFYDSTSLKATFLANGISFYFTAKQYLRDLDLHIWFHKLTHRLKNTNGKKNSLTKPQFKAVSSTILGDNYTAISISSLKESHLKKTLIDFLYQNSEKLSDLQVFRSKTEANSYAIKGKKNTAIFTIPKHQ, encoded by the coding sequence ATGATAAAACACAATCTCTTTATATCTTCTATCTTTTCAGCGATATGGCTACGCCATTTTTCGAAAGGTAAAGAAGAAGTTGTGTTTCCATGTATACCAACGCTTCAATTTGTAAAATTCCCAAAATTGCCTTTGTACAGAAATGTAGGCGGAAAAAACACCAAAGGGATAAGTTATACAATCGCTAAAGGTCAAAAACATTCACTACGTGGCAGCGTACTTTTATGTTATGACATTCATAGCTATTTTCAAGGATCCCTACCGGTTTTAGAAAAGCCTTTAAAACTAAAGAGGATTGAACAGTACCCTGGTTTCTTATCTGATTTGGAAGGGTATAACAGCGTGCAGGACTACATGCAAAAAACCCTGAGTAAAAAAAGCAAGTACCGATTTAACTTATACCAAAGAAAGCTAGAACACAGTTTTGAGATTCGTTATACCGTGTATTTCGGAACCATTACCAAGGAGACCTATGATTTTTTATTTGATACCTTTTACTTGCTTTTAAGAAAACGTTTTGACGCCAAACAGGAAACCAATAATAACTTACATCCAGACCTATGGAACTTTTATCATGAGCTTATTTATCCTATGATTTTAGATAAAAGAGCAGCCTTTTTTGTTACCTACGATCAAGAAAAGCCCATTGCCATCAGCTTACTTTTTTTCTCGGATAGCGTCGCCATTGATATTATGCGTGTGTTTGATATTGATTATGCCTCCTTTAGATTGGGAATGACGAGCATCATAAAACAATTAGAATGGTGCCTTGCACAGCAATTTAAATTTTTTGATTTTTCAAAAGGAGACTATGAATATAAAAATCGTTGGGCTACCAAAAGGTATAGCTTTGAATACCACCTATTCTATGATAGTACTTCGCTTAAAGCTACATTCCTTGCCAACGGGATCAGCTTTTATTTCACAGCCAAACAATATTTAAGAGATCTGGATCTCCATATATGGTTTCATAAGCTAACGCATCGATTAAAAAATACAAACGGCAAAAAAAACTCTTTAACTAAACCTCAATTTAAAGCGGTATCTAGCACCATACTAGGGGATAATTATACGGCAATCAGCATCTCTAGCTTAAAGGAGTCGCACTTGAAAAAAACACTGATTGATTTTCTCTACCAAAACTCTGAAAAATTATCAGATCTGCAAGTTTTTCGCTCTAAAACAGAAGCCAATAGCTATGCCATCAAAGGAAAAAAAAATACGGCAATTTTTACAATCCCGAAGCACCAATGA
- a CDS encoding MBOAT family protein, with the protein MLFNSFEFLYFFPLMVLGFYLLNHRYRWLWLLLGSYYFYASAEPVLLVLLVASTLVDYFCGLQMAQTATQKIKKWFLAASILINVGLLVVFKYLLFFTHSFLGVLDFFGIAIATTDVSQTYHINQILLPVGISFYTFQTMSYSIEVYRGNIPAEKHLGKFALYVAFFPQLVAGPIERASRLLPQLKKKITIDTQQIEKGLIMMAWGFFLKLVVADRLGIYVDQAFSDPTSPHGIALFLGSLFFSFQIYYDFSAYTAIAIGAAKVLGFDLMHNFNRPFFSTSSMEFWKRWHISLMYWMRDYLYRPLVVNLKLTRLQAVLMVFFVIGLWHGANWTFVLWSMLNAVLLIVEVASLNMRTTLFKKYKIPKKVINGAGAVIILGYLMVSLIFFRSASIGQALVYIEHMFNLKSLHINILGNYLELFLCFVFIGLVQTVHYYKGNNKIYELVLNKTSAIKSLAYIGYIVLIILFGVHRQNTFIYFQF; encoded by the coding sequence ATGCTTTTCAATTCCTTTGAATTTCTTTATTTTTTTCCCTTAATGGTACTGGGGTTTTACCTCCTAAACCATCGGTATCGCTGGCTATGGTTACTTTTAGGGAGTTATTATTTTTATGCATCTGCAGAACCTGTATTGCTCGTGTTACTTGTAGCCTCTACCCTAGTCGATTACTTCTGCGGTTTGCAAATGGCCCAGACAGCAACACAAAAAATAAAAAAATGGTTTTTAGCTGCGAGTATCCTAATTAATGTGGGGCTTTTGGTGGTGTTCAAATACCTCTTGTTCTTTACCCATTCATTTTTAGGCGTTCTAGACTTCTTTGGCATTGCAATAGCAACCACCGATGTGTCTCAGACCTACCATATCAACCAAATATTATTACCGGTGGGGATCTCATTCTATACCTTCCAAACCATGAGCTATAGTATAGAGGTGTACCGAGGAAATATACCGGCGGAAAAACATTTAGGGAAATTTGCTTTATATGTGGCATTTTTTCCACAATTGGTCGCTGGTCCTATTGAACGTGCTTCGCGATTACTCCCTCAATTAAAGAAAAAAATTACCATAGACACACAGCAGATTGAAAAAGGACTGATCATGATGGCCTGGGGCTTTTTCTTAAAACTAGTAGTGGCCGATCGCTTAGGAATTTACGTAGATCAGGCTTTTTCAGACCCCACGTCGCCGCATGGTATTGCCCTATTTTTAGGGAGTTTGTTTTTTAGTTTTCAAATTTATTATGATTTTTCAGCCTATACTGCAATTGCCATTGGTGCCGCCAAAGTACTGGGTTTTGACCTAATGCACAATTTTAATAGGCCGTTCTTTTCGACGTCTAGTATGGAATTTTGGAAACGTTGGCATATATCTTTAATGTATTGGATGCGTGATTACCTCTATAGACCTCTAGTCGTTAACCTAAAACTTACACGCCTACAAGCCGTACTCATGGTATTTTTTGTCATTGGGTTGTGGCATGGTGCCAATTGGACCTTTGTGCTCTGGAGTATGTTAAATGCTGTATTATTGATCGTGGAGGTGGCGAGCCTTAACATGAGAACAACTCTTTTTAAAAAATACAAGATTCCAAAAAAAGTAATTAATGGTGCGGGCGCTGTTATTATTCTTGGCTACCTTATGGTTTCCCTCATTTTTTTCAGATCGGCCTCTATTGGTCAGGCTTTGGTATACATAGAACATATGTTTAACCTAAAAAGTTTGCATATCAATATTTTAGGAAACTACCTAGAACTTTTCTTGTGCTTTGTGTTTATTGGTTTGGTGCAAACAGTACATTATTACAAGGGGAATAATAAGATTTATGAATTAGTTTTGAACAAGACTAGCGCTATCAAAAGCCTCGCTTATATAGGCTACATAGTACTCATTATTTTATTTGGCGTTCATCGACAAAATACTTTTATTTATTTTCAATTTTAA
- a CDS encoding acetyltransferase — protein MKIKNKVRLYGAGGHAQIIKFIIQENNTFLEGVYDDDPKLAHKNFHGVRNGFRLNQSNFVYDDIPFIIAIGNNRIRAEIAGFLKCSFSNAVHTSAIISENVHVGEGTVIYAGAIIQPNTSIGKHVIINTAANVDHDNTIHDFVHISPNATLCGLVEVGTGSHIGAGAVIIPQIKIGEWCVIGAGSVVIHDVPDFAVVVGNPGKIIKINR, from the coding sequence ATGAAAATAAAAAATAAAGTACGGCTTTATGGTGCTGGGGGTCATGCTCAAATAATAAAATTTATTATACAGGAAAATAATACCTTTTTAGAAGGGGTATATGATGATGATCCTAAATTAGCACATAAAAATTTTCATGGAGTTCGAAATGGTTTTCGCTTAAACCAAAGCAACTTTGTATACGATGACATTCCTTTTATAATAGCTATTGGAAATAATAGGATAAGAGCTGAAATAGCTGGCTTTTTGAAATGCTCATTTAGTAATGCCGTACATACATCTGCCATCATTTCCGAAAATGTACATGTAGGGGAAGGAACGGTAATATATGCCGGGGCTATCATTCAACCGAATACTAGCATAGGTAAACATGTCATAATCAATACCGCTGCAAATGTAGATCATGATAATACTATTCATGATTTTGTGCATATTTCTCCCAATGCAACCCTCTGTGGTTTAGTCGAAGTAGGTACTGGTTCACATATAGGAGCAGGTGCTGTCATTATACCCCAAATAAAAATAGGAGAATGGTGTGTTATTGGGGCGGGATCTGTTGTCATTCATGATGTTCCTGACTTTGCTGTAGTGGTAGGCAATCCTGGAAAAATAATAAAAATAAATCGTTAG
- a CDS encoding SGNH/GDSL hydrolase family protein has product MLPTETKLFFIKAAKFILIIIVVDFVLGLFSNHIFQSQKTGQYARINYIAKDTTAKVIITGSSHAIKHYVPEVFDSVLGNETYNAGANGQKLIYAYAIQKIILKKRAPELIILNIDEDWLYTSDIAYKRFSVLYPFYDEHKDILKPILDLESKFNNYKLLLNSYRNNSTIVHIIKYFLIPQKDYKGYMPLYSTMDKSIKSSDVHLRGEYTSEEVDPNFVLILENLISSAKDKNVRLLFVISPKFTKVNLTENKSYNQILEIVEKRKVTLYDFQNDSIFTGKHELFYDATHLNDKGARLFSTKLAEKIVAHPIKN; this is encoded by the coding sequence ATGTTGCCAACTGAAACAAAACTATTTTTTATAAAAGCAGCTAAATTTATCCTCATAATTATAGTTGTTGATTTTGTTTTGGGTTTATTTTCCAATCACATTTTTCAATCTCAAAAAACTGGTCAATATGCCCGAATCAATTATATAGCCAAGGACACCACTGCTAAAGTGATAATAACAGGTAGTTCACATGCAATTAAACACTACGTTCCGGAAGTATTCGATAGTGTTTTAGGAAATGAAACTTACAATGCTGGAGCAAATGGCCAAAAATTAATATATGCCTATGCCATTCAGAAAATAATATTAAAAAAAAGAGCACCAGAGCTAATTATTTTAAATATAGATGAAGACTGGTTATATACATCAGATATCGCTTACAAAAGGTTTTCTGTTTTATATCCGTTCTATGATGAGCATAAAGATATTCTTAAACCGATTTTAGATCTAGAATCAAAATTTAATAATTATAAACTTCTCCTAAATTCGTATCGTAACAATTCGACCATTGTACATATTATCAAGTACTTTTTAATCCCACAAAAAGATTATAAGGGATATATGCCGCTATATAGTACTATGGATAAATCAATAAAGAGTTCTGATGTACATTTAAGAGGTGAATATACTTCAGAAGAAGTAGATCCAAACTTTGTGCTAATTTTAGAAAACTTAATTTCTAGTGCAAAAGACAAAAACGTTCGGTTATTGTTTGTGATATCTCCAAAATTTACAAAGGTAAACCTCACTGAAAATAAATCTTATAATCAAATTCTTGAAATAGTAGAAAAGCGAAAAGTTACCCTTTACGACTTTCAAAACGATTCTATATTTACAGGAAAACATGAACTTTTTTATGATGCTACCCATTTAAACGATAAGGGAGCAAGGCTATTTTCAACTAAACTTGCAGAAAAAATAGTAGCACACCCAATAAAGAATTAA
- a CDS encoding MBOAT family protein, which produces MLFNSIDFALFLPIVFILYWIVSTKDLNYRNGVLLIASYVFYAWWDWRFLGLIIFSSIVDFTLGKKIEDTSSKKNKKQFLLLSVFVNLGALFFFKYFNFFIESFTSVFTLFGTSFSGQRLNIILPVGISFYTFQTLSYTIDIYRGKIKATHNYLSFFTFVSFFPQLVAGPIERASNLLPQFSESKVFNSQMISKGIKYMLFGFFLKLVVADRAAIYVNAVYNNVENHDGLSFIVATIVFAFQIYGDFAGYSLIAIGTAKLFGFDLMTNFRRPYFSSSIGEFWSRWHISLSTWFRDYVYIPLGGNRVSKTRWFINIFITFLLSGIWHGANWTFVIWGALNGAYLVIEAFFIKKEKKNSILNILLTFFLINISWIFFRANSIENALQIIHKILFSPGHLYIGEGDDITALIYSILAISMLITIEIKKEFFNRLFSLSNNKHEVVRLLTFSVLIFIILYLGVFDNNQFIYFQF; this is translated from the coding sequence ATGCTGTTTAATTCTATTGATTTTGCACTATTTTTACCTATCGTTTTTATACTTTATTGGATAGTTTCTACTAAAGATTTAAACTATAGAAATGGTGTTTTACTCATTGCTAGTTATGTGTTTTATGCCTGGTGGGATTGGCGATTTTTAGGCCTAATTATTTTTAGCTCCATCGTGGACTTTACCCTAGGAAAAAAAATAGAGGATACGTCCAGTAAAAAAAATAAAAAGCAATTTTTACTGCTAAGTGTTTTCGTGAATCTCGGTGCTTTGTTTTTCTTTAAATATTTTAATTTTTTTATTGAAAGTTTCACCTCAGTTTTTACCCTTTTTGGCACCTCATTTTCAGGTCAAAGATTAAATATTATTTTACCTGTAGGTATAAGTTTTTATACGTTTCAGACCTTAAGTTATACGATAGATATTTATCGAGGAAAGATCAAGGCTACCCATAATTACTTGTCTTTTTTTACATTTGTTAGCTTCTTCCCTCAATTAGTGGCTGGTCCAATAGAAAGGGCGAGTAATCTGCTACCACAATTTAGTGAATCCAAAGTTTTTAATTCTCAAATGATCTCAAAAGGCATAAAATATATGCTATTTGGTTTTTTTTTAAAACTTGTTGTCGCAGATAGAGCGGCGATATATGTTAATGCTGTATATAATAATGTTGAAAATCATGATGGCTTAAGTTTTATTGTCGCAACAATAGTTTTTGCCTTTCAAATTTATGGCGATTTTGCTGGGTATTCGTTAATCGCCATTGGCACTGCAAAATTATTTGGTTTTGATCTTATGACTAATTTTAGAAGACCTTATTTTTCATCATCCATAGGTGAGTTTTGGTCAAGATGGCACATTTCTTTATCTACCTGGTTTAGAGACTATGTCTATATCCCCTTAGGAGGAAATCGAGTTTCGAAAACCAGATGGTTTATCAATATATTTATTACTTTTCTTTTAAGTGGTATTTGGCATGGTGCCAACTGGACTTTTGTGATATGGGGAGCTCTAAATGGAGCTTACCTTGTTATAGAAGCGTTTTTTATAAAAAAAGAAAAAAAGAATTCTATTCTTAACATACTACTAACCTTTTTTCTAATAAATATTTCTTGGATATTTTTTCGTGCAAATAGTATTGAAAATGCGCTTCAAATTATTCATAAAATACTATTTTCTCCTGGACACTTATATATTGGAGAGGGAGACGACATTACAGCTTTAATATATTCTATACTAGCCATTTCTATGCTAATAACTATTGAGATAAAAAAAGAGTTTTTTAATAGGCTATTTTCTTTGAGCAATAACAAACACGAAGTAGTTAGACTTTTAACTTTTTCAGTTCTTATTTTTATTATTTTATACTTGGGAGTTTTCGACAATAATCAATTTATATATTTTCAATTCTAG